A stretch of the Candidatus Jettenia sp. AMX2 genome encodes the following:
- a CDS encoding glycosyl hydrolase family 65 protein, producing MSNWILTYEGFDPKTENLREALCTLGNGYFATRGAAPEAEADDIHYPGTYLAGGYNRLKTEIAGRIVENEDLVNMPNWLILKFRPGDGDWFNLMSVEILSYKQEVDLKQGILTRTVRFRDKQKRETTVASRRIVHMGNMHLAAQTATIIPENWSGPLEICSALDGTVINTGVERYEQLNNKHLEPLKTGTVDKEGIYLLVQTNQSNIRVAEAARTRIYRDNKEIDAVRKVIEEPGYIAQNIIVTDAIQGEPVRIEKIVSFYTSKDFAISEPALEAVDAIRIAPNFQELLGSHIMEWDHLWDRCDIQLSDHDRSQMILRLHIFHILQTVSRNSVDLDIGVPARGWHGEAYRGHIFWDELFIFPYLNLRMPILTCSLLLYRYRRLDKARSAAKEEGLKGALYPWQSGSNGREETQKLHLNPRSGHWLPDNTHLQRHVNAAIAYNVWQYFEMTDDMEFMATYGAEIILEIARFLASITSYNREIDRYEICGVIGPDEYHDRYPDAESPGLNNNAYTNVMTVWVLRAAVKALEALPLKRRTDLQESIRLEKPEIEYWQDIIHKMRVVFHGDGIISQFEGYDGLLEFDWEGYRKKYGDIHRLDRILEAEGDTANRYKVSKQADVLMLFYLFSSEELQKLFLEMGYNFDPGIIPKNIEYYLERSSNGSTLSNIVHSWVLTRSDRLRSWKLFNTALESDISDIQGGTTHEGIHLGAMAGTVDVLQQCYTGMEFKNDVVYFNPRLPEGLGRLTIKIKYRGNWFDIITTSESLIIASGKSQLQTMKIGFRDRVYELKPGDTLKFDTRLQREASS from the coding sequence ATGAGTAACTGGATACTTACCTATGAAGGCTTTGATCCAAAGACAGAGAATTTACGGGAAGCCCTTTGCACGCTGGGAAATGGATATTTTGCTACCAGGGGAGCGGCGCCTGAAGCGGAGGCTGATGATATACATTATCCCGGTACCTATCTGGCCGGCGGATACAACCGTCTGAAAACAGAGATCGCAGGCCGTATTGTCGAAAACGAAGACCTTGTAAATATGCCAAACTGGCTCATTCTTAAGTTCAGGCCGGGAGACGGTGACTGGTTTAATCTGATGTCAGTTGAGATACTTTCATACAAACAGGAAGTCGATCTGAAGCAGGGTATTCTTACAAGGACCGTCAGATTCAGGGATAAGCAAAAAAGGGAAACTACAGTTGCCAGCCGGCGGATAGTGCATATGGGAAATATGCATTTGGCTGCACAGACGGCTACCATTATACCTGAAAACTGGTCCGGGCCACTAGAGATTTGTTCGGCACTGGACGGGACCGTTATCAATACCGGCGTTGAACGCTATGAACAGCTCAACAACAAGCATCTTGAACCACTAAAGACCGGTACTGTTGATAAAGAAGGCATATACCTGCTGGTGCAGACGAATCAGTCAAATATCCGCGTGGCAGAGGCTGCCAGAACCCGCATATACAGAGATAATAAAGAAATAGATGCAGTAAGGAAGGTTATTGAAGAACCCGGATATATTGCACAAAATATCATTGTGACAGATGCAATACAAGGTGAACCGGTAAGGATTGAAAAGATCGTTTCCTTTTATACCTCGAAGGACTTTGCTATTTCAGAACCCGCGCTTGAGGCTGTTGATGCCATCAGGATTGCACCCAATTTTCAGGAACTCCTGGGCAGCCATATCATGGAATGGGATCATTTATGGGACCGGTGCGATATTCAGCTTTCAGATCACGACCGCAGCCAGATGATTCTCAGACTGCACATCTTTCATATCCTCCAGACTGTTTCAAGAAATTCTGTAGATCTTGATATCGGTGTACCCGCAAGAGGCTGGCATGGTGAGGCATACAGGGGACATATTTTCTGGGATGAGCTTTTTATTTTTCCTTACCTGAACCTGAGAATGCCTATACTGACCTGCTCCTTGCTCCTTTACCGTTACCGGAGACTGGATAAAGCGCGCTCGGCAGCGAAAGAAGAAGGATTAAAAGGCGCCTTATACCCATGGCAAAGCGGCAGTAACGGAAGGGAAGAAACACAGAAACTGCATCTTAACCCCAGATCCGGCCACTGGCTTCCTGACAACACACATCTTCAGCGGCATGTCAATGCAGCTATTGCATATAATGTATGGCAGTATTTTGAAATGACAGATGATATGGAATTCATGGCAACTTACGGTGCGGAGATTATTCTGGAAATTGCCAGATTTCTTGCAAGTATCACATCATATAACAGGGAGATCGACCGTTACGAAATCTGTGGTGTTATCGGTCCCGATGAGTATCATGACAGATATCCGGATGCAGAGAGTCCTGGACTCAATAATAATGCCTATACGAATGTCATGACTGTTTGGGTACTCCGTGCCGCTGTTAAAGCCCTGGAAGCCCTGCCACTCAAGAGAAGGACAGACCTGCAGGAATCCATCAGGCTGGAAAAACCGGAAATTGAATACTGGCAGGATATCATACATAAGATGCGGGTTGTTTTTCACGGTGATGGCATCATTAGTCAGTTTGAGGGGTATGACGGCCTGCTGGAGTTTGACTGGGAGGGATATCGTAAAAAATACGGGGACATACACAGGCTCGATCGCATTCTCGAAGCAGAGGGAGATACTGCAAACCGCTATAAGGTCTCGAAGCAGGCCGATGTACTTATGCTTTTTTATCTTTTTTCGTCAGAGGAACTGCAGAAACTCTTCTTGGAGATGGGTTACAATTTTGATCCCGGAATCATTCCTAAGAATATTGAGTACTATCTGGAACGGAGTTCAAACGGATCGACCCTGAGCAATATTGTCCACTCCTGGGTTCTGACAAGGTCTGACCGCCTTCGTTCCTGGAAACTTTTCAATACGGCGCTGGAAAGCGATATATCTGACATTCAGGGAGGGACAACACATGAGGGCATCCATTTGGGAGCAATGGCAGGGACGGTTGATGTCCTTCAGCAATGCTACACGGGTATGGAGTTCAAAAATGACGTGGTTTATTTCAATCCGAGGTTACCCGAAGGTCTTGGCAGGCTGACCATAAAAATCAAATACCGGGGAAATTGGTTCGATATAATTACAACATCAGAATCGCTGATTATTGCATCAGGCAAATCCCAGCTACAGACAATGAAAATAGGTTTCCGGGACAGGGTTTACGAACTTAAACCAGGCGATACCCTGAAATTTGATACTCGTTTACAAAGGGAGGCTTCTTCATAA
- the msrA gene encoding peptide-methionine (S)-S-oxide reductase MsrA, with product MIIQVFLGLFLGSLVLPVIQSCPATTVQQNRQNVTPSLDKEVITLGGGCFWCLETIFEELEGIEQVESGYSGGHVDKPTYQQVCSGTTGHAEVVQITFDPKVMPLKEILRVFFTMHDPTTPNRQGADTGTQYRSVIFYRNQEQKDIAEQVICEIQTAKLWDAPVITEIAPFQAFYKAEDYHQDYYRKNTNQSYCRFVIAPKIKKFRELYQDKIKRK from the coding sequence ATGATTATACAAGTTTTTTTAGGCCTTTTTCTGGGCAGTTTGGTATTGCCGGTCATTCAATCCTGTCCTGCCACTACAGTCCAACAAAACAGACAAAATGTTACCCCTTCATTAGATAAGGAAGTCATAACACTGGGCGGAGGCTGCTTCTGGTGCCTTGAAACAATCTTTGAGGAACTGGAAGGCATAGAACAGGTGGAATCGGGTTATTCTGGCGGACATGTTGATAAGCCAACGTACCAGCAGGTCTGTAGCGGAACAACAGGGCATGCCGAGGTGGTACAGATCACCTTTGACCCAAAGGTCATGCCGTTAAAAGAAATTTTAAGGGTTTTTTTTACGATGCACGACCCTACAACCCCAAACCGCCAGGGGGCTGATACCGGCACACAGTATCGTTCGGTAATTTTCTACCGCAACCAGGAGCAGAAGGATATAGCCGAACAGGTAATTTGTGAAATTCAAACAGCAAAATTATGGGATGCGCCTGTCATAACTGAAATCGCTCCGTTTCAGGCATTTTACAAAGCAGAAGATTATCATCAGGATTACTATAGGAAGAATACGAATCAATCTTATTGCCGCTTTGTGATTGCCCCGAAGATAAAGAAATTCCGGGAACTTTATCAGGACAAGATAAAAAGAAAGTAA
- the surE gene encoding 5'/3'-nucleotidase SurE yields MQILLTNDDGIYAPGITALKHSIKDLGEITVVAPDIEQSGVGHSITFGHPLRIREVHLNNEFLGYGVNGSPADCVKLAISEVMKNRPDLVISGINMGSNVGIHILYSGTVAAAVEAAIIGYPSIAVSFDISAEYDDVKDASMVAKNIIERITRHPLSKGSLLNVNIPSRPSHQIKGIRVTRQFSHDFKETFAKRIDPAGRAYYWLVGADKSTHREEGTDVTALNEGYISITPLRYDLTDYHLYEKVEGWDLGG; encoded by the coding sequence ATGCAGATATTACTGACGAACGATGACGGCATCTATGCGCCGGGTATTACCGCCTTAAAGCATAGTATTAAAGATTTGGGTGAGATTACTGTAGTTGCGCCTGATATTGAACAAAGCGGTGTGGGTCATTCAATAACATTCGGACACCCCTTACGCATTCGTGAAGTGCATTTAAATAATGAGTTTCTTGGTTATGGGGTAAATGGTTCGCCGGCCGATTGTGTAAAGCTGGCCATTTCTGAGGTGATGAAAAACAGACCCGATTTGGTTATATCGGGGATCAATATGGGTTCCAACGTAGGGATTCACATTCTCTATTCAGGAACGGTTGCTGCTGCTGTCGAGGCTGCCATTATAGGATATCCTTCTATTGCAGTCTCGTTTGATATTTCTGCTGAATATGATGATGTCAAGGATGCATCAATGGTAGCAAAGAATATTATAGAGCGCATTACGAGGCATCCGTTATCGAAGGGATCACTGCTTAACGTAAATATCCCTTCGCGTCCATCCCATCAGATTAAAGGAATCAGGGTAACACGGCAATTTTCCCATGATTTTAAGGAAACCTTTGCAAAACGCATAGACCCTGCCGGAAGGGCCTATTACTGGTTGGTTGGCGCCGACAAATCAACCCATCGTGAAGAAGGAACAGACGTGACTGCTCTCAATGAAGGGTATATTTCAATTACTCCCCTTAGGTACGATTTAACAGATTACCATCTTTATGAGAAGGTGGAAGGTTGGGATTTGGGTGGGTAA
- a CDS encoding transketolase — protein MEKIQIFDSKSLEDYARVIRRHIVRMIAAAGSGHPGGSLSAVDLLVALFCNKLRHDPSSPKWPDRDRFILSKGHGCPALYAVLAEQGYFSVDKLDNLRQFGSMLQGHPCMNKTPGIEISGGSLGQGLSVGLGIALAARLDNKDYRTYVMLGDGEIEEGQVWEAAMAASHYKADNLCAIIDQNDLQIDGFIHDVMSPHPIPEKWRGFGWHVIKTDGHDYLSILQAYDEAETVKGQPTVIVAKTIKGKGVPFMENQADWHGKAPTKEETECALAGLC, from the coding sequence ATGGAAAAAATACAAATTTTCGATAGTAAGTCTTTGGAAGATTATGCCAGGGTTATCCGGAGGCATATTGTAAGGATGATAGCAGCGGCAGGTTCGGGTCATCCAGGTGGTTCGTTGTCAGCAGTAGATTTACTTGTTGCGCTTTTTTGCAATAAATTAAGACATGACCCCAGCTCGCCTAAATGGCCGGACAGGGACAGATTTATTTTATCGAAAGGACATGGTTGTCCTGCGCTTTATGCTGTTCTTGCGGAACAGGGATATTTTAGCGTAGACAAACTTGATAACTTGCGGCAATTCGGCAGTATGCTACAGGGGCATCCCTGTATGAACAAGACACCGGGAATAGAGATATCCGGTGGATCGCTCGGGCAGGGACTTTCAGTTGGTCTGGGGATTGCCCTTGCTGCACGATTGGACAACAAAGACTACCGTACTTATGTTATGTTGGGAGATGGTGAGATTGAAGAAGGACAGGTGTGGGAAGCTGCAATGGCTGCAAGCCATTACAAGGCAGATAATCTCTGTGCTATTATTGATCAGAATGACTTACAGATCGACGGGTTTATCCACGATGTTATGTCCCCCCATCCGATTCCTGAAAAATGGCGCGGCTTTGGGTGGCATGTGATTAAAACTGACGGGCATGATTATCTGTCCATTTTACAGGCATATGATGAAGCGGAGACAGTAAAGGGACAGCCGACTGTGATTGTAGCAAAAACAATTAAGGGGAAGGGTGTGCCTTTTATGGAGAATCAGGCCGACTGGCACGGGAAAGCGCCGACAAAAGAGGAGACGGAATGCGCACTGGCCGGACTATGCTAA
- a CDS encoding transketolase family protein, with the protein MTEMIATRQAYGEALVELGEKNKDIVVLDADLSKSTTTAKFCKKFPDRFFNMGVAEANMINTAAGLATCGKIAFVSSFSIFATGRAWEQIRNTVCYSRLNVKIVATHSGVSVGPDGASHQCVEDISLMQVIPTMTVIEPCDAIETGKAIHAAVDFQGPVYIRLGRAAVPVITKKDDPFIIGKANVLREGKDVAIIACGALIANSLSAAEALSKEGIDAAVVNMHTIKPADQETILRVARQVNAVVTAEQHVLDGGLGSTVASVLSRNYPVPVEMIGIHNRFGQSGEPDTLFKEYHLLPEDIISAAKRVIGRKKR; encoded by the coding sequence ATGACAGAAATGATAGCTACACGTCAGGCATACGGCGAAGCACTGGTTGAATTGGGAGAAAAGAATAAAGATATTGTAGTCCTGGATGCCGATCTTTCAAAATCTACTACCACTGCCAAATTTTGCAAAAAATTTCCTGACCGGTTTTTTAATATGGGAGTCGCCGAGGCTAATATGATAAACACGGCTGCCGGGCTGGCAACTTGCGGGAAGATAGCCTTCGTAAGCAGCTTCAGTATATTTGCCACAGGGAGGGCATGGGAACAAATCAGAAATACCGTTTGCTACAGCAGGTTAAACGTAAAAATTGTTGCTACACACAGTGGAGTATCTGTGGGACCCGATGGAGCATCCCATCAGTGCGTGGAAGATATTTCCTTAATGCAGGTGATTCCAACCATGACGGTTATCGAACCCTGTGATGCAATTGAGACGGGAAAGGCGATCCATGCTGCCGTAGATTTTCAAGGCCCTGTTTATATACGATTGGGCAGGGCGGCTGTACCGGTAATCACAAAAAAGGACGATCCTTTTATTATCGGAAAAGCAAATGTTCTGCGTGAAGGTAAGGACGTGGCAATCATTGCCTGCGGGGCGTTGATAGCGAACTCACTTTCTGCAGCCGAAGCATTATCAAAGGAAGGGATTGATGCGGCAGTTGTCAATATGCATACCATCAAACCTGCAGATCAGGAAACTATTCTGAGGGTTGCAAGGCAGGTAAATGCCGTGGTAACAGCAGAGCAGCACGTGCTGGATGGCGGTTTGGGCAGCACGGTAGCATCTGTATTGTCACGTAATTATCCCGTTCCTGTCGAGATGATCGGTATTCACAACCGTTTTGGACAGTCCGGTGAACCTGATACCCTCTTTAAAGAGTACCACCTGTTGCCTGAAGATATTATATCGGCTGCGAAAAGGGTTATAGGACGTAAGAAAAGATGA
- a CDS encoding S41 family peptidase, which translates to MKNNLYLFLLIVALFLGKPAIYAQDSPFLINPPREVKENIHETRSIYEEFEEFVRIVKELQEKYVEEISINTILTNAYRGMLSGLDPYSQYFTPEELNDLKIETEGEFVGLGIEVIVKDGLLTVITPLIDSPAFKAGILVGDRIIKIDGEFTENMSTREVVKKLRGELGTEVTLTIVHEGESIPVDVTIERAIIQVRSIHGVRIVDDEYKIGYLAVTNFQENTIKDMDAAIRELLQKGMKGLVLDLRFNPGGLLNIAVEMADRFLAKGVIVSTKGRDKTQNYTYYAQRQGTYPDFPVVVLVNNGSASASEIVAGAIKDHKRGLLIGIKTFGKGSVQSLIPINDGRAALKLTTAEYYTPSGISIHEKGIEPHIKVPLNLAETKALHEHLIMLDTKMNDGKENITASAETSGKYEKSLYIDIQLVRAVDVLKGIEVYENYRLVP; encoded by the coding sequence ATGAAAAACAACTTGTACCTCTTTTTATTAATCGTAGCACTTTTCTTAGGGAAACCGGCCATATACGCGCAAGATAGCCCTTTTCTTATCAATCCACCGCGCGAGGTTAAAGAAAACATCCATGAGACGAGGAGCATCTATGAGGAGTTTGAGGAGTTTGTCAGGATTGTAAAGGAACTGCAGGAAAAGTATGTCGAGGAAATAAGCATTAATACCATTCTTACCAATGCATACCGGGGCATGCTTTCCGGTCTTGATCCCTATAGCCAGTATTTTACCCCCGAAGAATTAAATGACTTGAAAATAGAGACGGAAGGTGAATTTGTGGGACTGGGAATCGAGGTAATTGTAAAGGATGGGTTGCTGACTGTAATCACACCGCTTATTGATTCACCTGCCTTCAAAGCCGGGATATTGGTCGGTGACCGTATTATCAAGATAGACGGCGAATTCACGGAAAATATGAGTACCCGTGAAGTGGTAAAGAAGCTCCGGGGAGAGCTGGGAACCGAGGTTACGCTGACCATTGTTCACGAGGGGGAGTCGATTCCTGTAGATGTTACCATAGAACGCGCGATAATACAGGTCAGGAGCATTCATGGTGTCAGAATAGTGGATGACGAATATAAGATTGGGTACCTTGCTGTAACCAATTTTCAGGAAAATACGATAAAAGATATGGATGCCGCTATCCGGGAATTGTTGCAAAAAGGGATGAAGGGTTTGGTTCTGGATTTGAGATTTAATCCCGGCGGATTATTGAATATTGCCGTTGAAATGGCTGACAGATTTCTGGCAAAGGGGGTAATCGTTTCTACGAAGGGGAGAGACAAAACACAGAATTACACATATTATGCGCAGAGGCAGGGGACGTATCCGGATTTTCCTGTGGTTGTTCTGGTAAATAATGGAAGCGCAAGCGCCTCTGAGATTGTTGCCGGTGCAATTAAGGATCATAAAAGAGGTTTGCTTATCGGAATAAAGACGTTTGGCAAGGGGTCTGTACAAAGCCTGATTCCTATCAATGACGGAAGGGCTGCCCTGAAGTTGACAACTGCAGAATATTATACACCATCAGGTATTTCCATTCATGAAAAAGGAATTGAGCCGCATATAAAGGTTCCGCTCAACCTTGCGGAAACAAAAGCTCTGCATGAGCATTTAATTATGCTAGATACAAAAATGAATGACGGGAAAGAAAACATAACGGCATCAGCAGAAACCAGTGGGAAATACGAAAAATCACTGTATATTGATATTCAGCTTGTAAGAGCTGTTGATGTCCTGAAGGGCATAGAAGTTTATGAAAATTACCGGCTTGTTCCTTAA
- the tsaD gene encoding tRNA (adenosine(37)-N6)-threonylcarbamoyltransferase complex transferase subunit TsaD — protein sequence MVILGIETSCDETSAAIVRDGREIVSNIILSQDRLHRKFGGVVPELACRAHVESIIGIIDHALSDAHIQLAGINAIAVVNTPGLIGALLIGLTAAKTLCMVLDVPFITVNHLHAHIYANNLEYECIQYPAVSLVVSGGHTTLFLSKSETEHVTLGETIDDAAGEAFDKVSKILGLGYPGGPVIDTLAKQGNKDAIAFPRSYLEKDSLDFSFSGLKTAVLYYYRGQNTDILKLQTQSGFKIADIAASFQEAVIDVLVDKTFLAARRYQAKGILIGGGVAANSRLRERLKEKSKESNIPVYYPSLRLCTDNAAMVAGLAYWKYLKGEITGLDVEAIP from the coding sequence ATGGTAATTCTCGGTATTGAAACCTCGTGTGATGAGACGTCCGCAGCTATTGTGAGGGATGGCAGGGAAATTGTATCAAATATCATTTTATCGCAGGATAGATTACATCGCAAATTTGGTGGTGTTGTTCCTGAACTTGCCTGCCGGGCACATGTTGAATCTATTATCGGTATTATTGATCATGCCCTTTCCGATGCGCACATACAACTTGCCGGTATCAATGCAATTGCAGTTGTGAATACACCGGGCTTAATTGGCGCACTGCTTATTGGTTTGACGGCCGCCAAGACATTATGCATGGTGTTGGACGTTCCTTTCATAACTGTCAACCATCTCCATGCACATATTTATGCAAATAATCTCGAATATGAGTGTATACAATACCCTGCGGTAAGCCTCGTTGTATCCGGCGGGCACACAACCCTTTTTTTGTCGAAAAGCGAAACCGAACATGTTACCCTGGGGGAAACAATCGATGATGCAGCAGGGGAGGCCTTTGACAAAGTATCAAAGATATTGGGTTTGGGTTATCCCGGAGGGCCGGTTATCGATACACTTGCAAAACAGGGAAATAAGGACGCTATTGCATTTCCAAGATCCTATCTGGAAAAGGATTCGCTTGATTTTAGTTTCAGTGGACTCAAGACGGCAGTGCTGTATTATTACCGGGGGCAAAATACGGATATTTTGAAATTACAAACACAATCTGGCTTTAAGATTGCAGATATTGCAGCAAGTTTTCAGGAAGCGGTGATTGACGTTTTGGTAGATAAGACCTTTCTGGCCGCAAGGAGGTATCAGGCCAAAGGGATACTGATTGGTGGGGGTGTTGCAGCAAACTCCAGGTTGCGGGAGAGGCTAAAAGAGAAATCGAAAGAGAGTAATATTCCGGTATATTATCCGTCTTTAAGGCTCTGTACAGACAACGCTGCCATGGTCGCTGGCCTTGCCTATTGGAAATATTTGAAGGGGGAGATTACAGGGCTTGATGTTGAGGCTATTCCATAA
- the larB gene encoding nickel pincer cofactor biosynthesis protein LarB, protein MDIDVIKQLLEDYKEGRVPVSEILDKMKELPYKDIGFAKVDNHRKIRCGFPEVIFCMGKTPDQVVKIIEHIVDGGNDLLATRANREIYEVVTKHFPEAVYHKQARTITIQKTRRKPYQGLILIITAGTSDIPVAEEARVTAEIMGNSNVKALYDVGVAGIHRLMKNHGELLKANVIIVVAGMEGALASVVGGLVSCPVIGVPTSVGYGASFHGITALLSMLNSCASGVSVVNIDNGFGAAYVASLINRTKEGKECNC, encoded by the coding sequence ATGGATATCGATGTAATAAAGCAATTACTGGAAGATTATAAGGAAGGAAGAGTTCCGGTAAGCGAAATACTTGACAAAATGAAGGAATTGCCTTACAAGGACATTGGTTTTGCCAAGGTGGACAACCACCGTAAAATCAGGTGTGGTTTCCCTGAGGTCATTTTTTGCATGGGTAAGACCCCGGATCAGGTGGTGAAGATTATAGAACATATTGTTGATGGCGGAAACGATTTGCTTGCAACCCGCGCCAACAGGGAAATTTACGAAGTTGTTACAAAACATTTTCCGGAAGCTGTTTATCACAAACAGGCAAGGACAATTACCATACAAAAAACCCGCAGGAAGCCTTATCAAGGTCTTATATTGATTATAACGGCGGGTACTTCTGATATCCCTGTTGCTGAAGAGGCAAGGGTTACAGCCGAAATTATGGGCAATAGTAATGTAAAGGCATTATATGATGTCGGAGTGGCAGGAATACACCGGCTTATGAAAAATCACGGAGAATTGCTGAAGGCCAATGTGATTATCGTCGTAGCAGGAATGGAAGGGGCGCTGGCGAGTGTCGTGGGTGGGTTGGTTAGCTGTCCGGTAATCGGTGTACCTACGAGCGTTGGTTACGGTGCAAGTTTTCATGGTATTACAGCGTTACTATCAATGTTAAATAGTTGTGCCTCAGGTGTTTCAGTCGTGAACATTGATAATGGTTTTGGCGCTGCTTACGTTGCCTCCCTGATTAACCGGACAAAAGAAGGGAAAGAATGCAATTGTTAG
- a CDS encoding NAD(P)H-hydrate dehydratase: MQEIKEVPGIIPREPDTHKGNCGRILVLAGSVGMTGAACLCSSAALRAGAGMVTLGIPGSLHGIVASGLNCVMVHPLPETPARTLSYNGCQDILRLAQHFDVVAVGPGLSRHPDTKKTVFWLLQTLNYPMVVDADGLNAIADNPDIVDQIKKPVILTPHPGEMSRLIGVSTKEIQSKRLEISQTFIRGRKNVILVLKGHKTIVMDEERFYVNETGNPGMATAGIGDVLTGMIAALLGQRYTPFEAAQLGVYLHGLAGDIAVQEVGEYSLIAEDILSCMPRAFLTHSVA, from the coding sequence ATGCAGGAAATAAAAGAAGTACCGGGAATCATACCAAGGGAACCGGATACCCATAAGGGAAATTGCGGCCGTATATTGGTACTTGCAGGTTCCGTTGGTATGACAGGCGCAGCATGTCTTTGTAGTAGTGCCGCCCTGCGGGCCGGTGCAGGGATGGTTACTCTGGGCATTCCCGGAAGTCTGCATGGCATTGTGGCATCCGGCCTGAATTGTGTCATGGTACACCCCTTGCCGGAAACACCGGCAAGGACCCTTTCCTATAATGGTTGTCAGGATATTCTTAGGCTTGCACAACATTTTGACGTGGTGGCTGTCGGTCCGGGTTTATCCCGGCATCCGGATACAAAAAAAACAGTATTTTGGCTACTGCAAACCCTGAACTATCCAATGGTAGTAGATGCTGACGGTCTGAATGCCATTGCTGATAATCCGGATATAGTAGACCAGATAAAAAAACCGGTTATTCTGACACCGCATCCAGGAGAAATGTCAAGACTCATTGGGGTGTCAACGAAAGAAATTCAATCAAAGCGACTTGAAATATCGCAGACGTTCATACGAGGCCGGAAAAACGTAATCCTTGTATTAAAAGGGCATAAAACTATTGTTATGGATGAAGAGAGATTTTATGTCAACGAGACGGGTAATCCCGGAATGGCAACTGCCGGCATCGGGGATGTACTGACAGGTATGATTGCCGCCCTTTTAGGACAACGCTACACCCCCTTTGAAGCTGCACAATTGGGGGTGTATTTGCATGGTTTGGCAGGAGATATTGCGGTACAGGAAGTTGGGGAGTATTCTTTGATAGCCGAGGATATTCTGAGCTGCATGCCCCGGGCATTTTTGACCCATAGCGTGGCATAG
- a CDS encoding phospholipase D-like domain-containing protein: MKRIVLIVILGYILASISGVVAHALSYSPQGSIKERLEEGIRYAQHSIEICMHNFAALDIGEKLDAARKRGVRVRVVVLEYDDSGLENSLANTLLSKGFDVRDLKPETDDKRVRNFIILDGRILVTGAYNWMAYHDKDIYDNNVRFYHNADKIHEYRNLFFRLFTEGECAPLHAKQRKQDGKDILSQAGSISCPDAEETRQEYEPQKESAVTQDPVKPVTVTPDGFIDISFEELDRKFGRGSNLSRSEKNELWKEYEGKYVKWSGVVLYRGIGRVDWNRIGVSRTESRVAEVEISFDWRRFEKVMNIKSGHVITYTGRLVSYPWINAPYRLDDGDIKKLH; the protein is encoded by the coding sequence ATGAAGAGAATAGTACTTATTGTCATACTTGGATACATTCTTGCTTCAATAAGTGGCGTTGTTGCACACGCCCTTTCTTATAGTCCCCAGGGAAGTATTAAAGAGCGACTGGAAGAAGGTATTCGTTATGCACAGCATAGTATAGAAATCTGCATGCACAATTTTGCCGCCCTTGATATCGGTGAAAAGTTGGATGCTGCGAGAAAGAGAGGGGTCCGGGTTCGGGTTGTGGTTTTGGAATATGATGATAGTGGTTTGGAAAATTCACTGGCAAATACGCTACTTTCCAAAGGGTTTGATGTCAGAGACCTGAAACCGGAAACTGATGATAAGCGTGTGAGAAATTTTATTATTCTGGATGGCAGGATATTGGTTACCGGTGCATATAACTGGATGGCTTATCATGATAAAGACATTTATGATAATAATGTGAGATTTTATCATAATGCTGATAAAATCCATGAGTACAGGAATCTGTTTTTCCGGTTATTTACAGAAGGGGAGTGCGCACCTCTTCACGCGAAACAAAGAAAACAGGATGGAAAGGACATATTGTCACAGGCCGGAAGCATTTCTTGTCCTGACGCAGAAGAAACCAGGCAGGAATACGAGCCTCAAAAAGAATCCGCTGTGACTCAGGACCCTGTGAAGCCGGTAACAGTAACGCCTGATGGGTTCATTGATATATCATTCGAAGAATTGGACAGAAAATTTGGCAGAGGAAGCAACCTCTCCCGTTCCGAAAAAAATGAATTATGGAAGGAATACGAGGGGAAATATGTCAAGTGGAGCGGCGTTGTGCTGTACAGAGGGATCGGGCGTGTGGACTGGAATCGCATCGGTGTGAGCCGGACGGAAAGCAGGGTTGCGGAAGTGGAAATTTCGTTCGACTGGAGGAGATTTGAAAAGGTCATGAATATAAAAAGTGGACATGTAATTACCTATACCGGCAGGCTGGTTTCCTATCCATGGATTAATGCCCCTTACCGGCTCGATGACGGAGATATAAAAAAACTCCATTGA